The Arachis hypogaea cultivar Tifrunner chromosome 14, arahy.Tifrunner.gnm2.J5K5, whole genome shotgun sequence genome has a segment encoding these proteins:
- the LOC112741019 gene encoding DEAD-box ATP-dependent RNA helicase 37 gives MRASWADLAANTAAENAGAGTSVNNAGTGNSLPPSRSTYVPPHLRNRRPLAESPAPPYSGSTTSGSGAGTANAGSRWGAPRAENRSGVGSSGGRGNVWGNRSAGWDRGRDREVNPFGDQDDTEQPFNEQENSGINFDAYEDIPVETSGDNVPPPVNTFAEIDLGEALNLNIMRCKYVKPTPVQRHAIPISLAGRDLMACAQTGSGKTAAFCFPIISGILRGQPVQRPPRGVRTVYPLALVLSPTRELSMQIHEEARKFAYQTGVKVVVAYGGAPINHQLRDLEKGVDILVATPGRLVDLLERARVSLQMIRYLALDEADRMLDMGFEPQIRKIVEQMDMPPPGVRQTMLFSATFPKEIQRLASDFLSRYIFLAVGRVGSSTDLIVQRVEYVQESDKRSHLMDLLHAQRANGVQGKQALTLVFVETKKGADALEHWLCMNGFPATTIHGDRTQQEREMALRSFKSGNTPILVATDVAARGLDIPHVAHVVNFDLPNDIDDYVHRIGRTGRAGKKGLATAFFNDNNASLARSLAELMQEANQEVPAWLSRYAARSSFGGRNRRSGGGRFGGRDFRREGSFNRGGSDYYNAGNSSGGYGASGGYGGAYGPGASSAWD, from the exons ATGCGAGCTTCATGGGCTGATTTGGCTGCGAATACTGCAGCTGAGAACGCAGGTGCTGGTACTTCAGTCAATAATGCTGGAACTGGTAACAGTTTACCTCCTTCAAGGTCTACTTATGTGCCTCCGCATCTGAGGAACCGGCGGCCTTTGGCTGAATCACCTGCCCCTCCGTATAGTGGCAGTACAACTTCTGGTTCTGGGGCTGGTACAGCTAATGCTGGATCACGTTGGGGTGCACCTCGTGCCGAGAACCGTTCTGGGGTTGGCAGCAGTGGTGGCCGAGGAAATGTATGGGGGAACAGAAGTGCGGGTTGGGATCGCGGAAGGGACCGTGAGGTCAATCCATTTGGAGATCAGGATGATACGGAGCAACCATTTAATGAGCAAGAGAACTCGGGGATAAATTTTGATGCCTATGAGGACATTCCGGTGGAGACAAGCGGGGATAATGTGCCACCACCTGTGAATACATTTGCTGAAATTGACTTGGGTGAAGCGCTTAATCTTAATATAATGAGGTGCAAATATGTTAAGCCGACGCCTGTTCAACGGCATGCCATACCAATTTCCCTTGCTGGAAGGGATTTGATGGCCTGTGCACAGACTGGTTCTGGAAAGACGGCTGCTTTCTGTTTCCCAATTATCAGTGGAATTTTGAGGGGCCAACCTGTGCAAAGGCCACCTCGCGGGGTGCGTACAGTTTATCCACTTGCCCTTGTTCTCTCACCAACTAGGGAGCTATCAATGCAA ATACATGAAGAGGCTAGGAAGTTTGCATATCAAACAGGGGTTAAGGTGGTTGTTGCTTATGGCGGAGCTCCAATAAACCATCAG CTACGAGATCTTGAGAAGGGGGTGGACATTCTTGTCGCAACTCCTGGAAGACTGGTAGATTTGCTGGAGAGAGCTAGAGTTTCACTTCAGATGATCAGATATCTTGCACTAGATGAGGCAGATAGGATGCTGGATATGGGTTTTGAGCCACAAATAAGGAAGATTGTTGAACAAATGGATATGCCCCCTCCAGGTGTAAGACAGACTATGCTATTCAGTGCCACATTTCCTAAAGAGATACAG AGACTAGCCTCCGATTTCCTGTCAAGATACATTTTTCTCGCTGTTGGAAGAGTTGGGTCAAGTACCGATTTAATTGTCCAGAGAGTCGAGTATGTTCAGGAGTCTGACAAGAGAAGTCATCTTATGGACCTTCTTCATGCACAGAGAGCAAATGGTGTTCAAGGAAAG CAAGCTTTGACATTAGTTTTTGTGGAGACAAAGAAGGGAGCCGATGCACTGGAACATTGGTTGTGCATGAATGGTTTTCCAGCTACTACTATTCATGGAGACAGGACCCAGCAG GAAAGAGAAATGGCGTTAAGGTCATTTAAGAGTGGGAACACACCCATATTGGTTGCCACTGATGTCGCTGCACGTGGTCTTGATATTCCTCATGTTGCCCATGTGGTTAACTTTGACCTTCCAAATGATATTGATGACTATGTACACCGGATTGGAAGGACAGGACGTGCTGGAAAGAAAGGCCTCGCAACTGCATTCTTTAATGACAACAATGCCTCCCTTGCAAGATCTTTAGCCGAACTAATGCAGGAAGCAAATCAAGAAGTGCCCGCATGGCTCTCACGGTATGCTGCTCGATCTTCATTTGGAGGTAGGAACCGTCGATCGGGAGGAGGGCGTTTTGGTGGCCGAGACTTTCGAAGAGAAGGTTCTTTCAATAGGGGTGGTTCTGATTACTACAATGCTGGAAACAGCAGCGGTGGATATGGGGCATCTGGTGGATATGGTGGAGCATATGGTCCCGGGGCATCCAGTGCATGGGATTGA